In Nocardioides sp. WS12, the DNA window GGCTCGGCGGAGCAAGGCAGCGAGGAACGCCTGTCCCAGGAACACCGACATCCCTGCACCCGGGCACCCCTGGGGGCCGTGACTGAAGAAGTTGAACGACCAGGATGCACCCGCATCGCCGGTGGCCCATTCGCCCGGCGCGAACCGGTCGGCGTACTTGACCCGGTCGGTGTCACGGTGGTTGAACAGGTTCGACATCAGGACCTGGGTGCCGGCCGGCAGCACGCGCCCGTCGGGGAAGGTGATGTCCTCCGTCGCGACGCGACCGAACATGGGAGTGGTCGGCCACAGGCGCATGGCTTCCTGGATGACGCCGCCGAGGTAGTCGAGCTGCGCGACCGACTTGGCCGCGCTGACGTCCACGCCTTCCAGTTCGGCGTACACCTCGCGGCGCTGCTCCGGGTGGCTGCCGATCAGGGCCAGCGCACGCGCCAGGTTGGCCGGGAGGGTGTCGCCCATCGCGAACAGCCAGTGGATCAGCTGACCGGGGACGGCGGTCTTCTCATCATGCGGAGCCTTGGCGACCAGTGCGACGAGCGAGCCCTTCTCCGCTGCGTCGATGTACGCCGAAATCCGCTCCACGAGCTCGTCGTACCCCTTCGCGGGCTTGCCGGGCGTCTTGTTGCCCGCCGACATCAGCGTGCCGAGCAGGGCAGTGAGCTCGGTGTCGTCGGCCGCGGCGTCACCGAACACCACGCGCCGGGTGATCCGCTGGAAGGCGGCGTTGAGTTCGTCGTACCCGATCTCGCCCTTGAGGCCGGCTGCTTCCTCTCCGGCCACCTTCGTCATCCGGGCGCCGAGCGAGTGCAGGGGCTTGCCGGTCTGGAGCACGCTCACCGCGAAGGCGCGGCGGTTGTGCCACAGGTCCGCGCGCGACAATGTCAGGGCGTCGGGCTGGAAGGCGCTCATCCCGGCCTTCTTGGCCGGCGGGTCCGAGGCGAACGGCTCGGGCGAACCACCGAGCACGAACTCGATGTCCGCGGGATCACTCAGGAACAGCGTCTCGTCGGTGGCGACGCGGACGTAGAACGGTCCGGGACCGTACTTCCGGACGAGGCCCTGGATCAACATGAATCCGAACAGGTCGGCGCGGGCCACGCCGGCCACCTTCGTGGGGAGCTCGCGCTTCTTGAACAGTCCCTGGATCACGTTCGGGACTCCGACCTGCGCGGTGAAGCGCACGCCCTCGATCACAGATGCGCGCGGAAAGTCCGTCGTACTACCCATCACAGTCCTCCACGGTGTTGGTCCTTCATCGGTTGATTCATGGTGGAGTCGACGGCCCAGCGCCGACGTACTTCCAGAGCGAGGCACAGTTCAGCGACCTGGCGGGGATCGGAGATCGACCGCCCGGTGTACTCCTCGAGTCGGTGCAGGCGTTGGCGCACCGTGTTCGGGTGGAGGAACAGTGCCTCCGCTGTCTGCGCGGTGGATCCACCGGCGTCCAGCCACGCACTGAGGGTCTCGATCAGCAGGTCACGATCTGCCGGCCGCTGCTCGTCGAGCCGTGCGAACACATTGCGGGCGACGCGCTGCAGCATTTCCGGTGACCCGGAAGCCGCGAGCGCGAGCGGCGAGTCCTCGAAGACCCGGACGAGCATTCCGGTGCCCGCACGGGCGCTCTGCAAGGCGACCTCCGCCATGACAACGGCGTCGTGGGCATCGTTCAGGTCGTCGAACGGTGCGCTGACACCGACCGGGGCTGTCGCCAGTGTGCGAAGCCTGTCCGTCAGGACTGCCAGCCGATCGGGCTGGCGGATCTCGACGATGCCGATCTGGCGTTCGGGCCGCAGCAACCACACGGACGCAAGATCACGGGACATCAACTGTTCCTCGATACCCGCGATCGCCGGTTGGCCGAGCGTCGCGACGGACATGGACACGGCGACGTACGGACCGGTGACGCCCAGACCGAGGATCCCCGCGAGTTCCCACACGGTGGCCCGTTCACCGATCCGTCCGCTGAGCAAGGCGTCGACCAGGGCCGCTCGCCGCTCGCCGTGGCGGACCAGTTGCGCCGCGACGACCTCACCATGGGCGGCCGTCGCTGCGTGGGCGAAGGAGTCATGTGCGACCACCGCCACCTCGGTGGCTGCGAGCATCGTTTCGGTGTCGACCTGTGCTGCGCGGCTCTCCCCCAGCACGTGCTCCCAGATGTGCCGGAAGCCCACGCGGTAGGCGGCCAGGAGGGTTGCGAGCGGAACGCCGTCGTCTGCACGTTGACGACCTGTCGCGTCGGCCGCGGACAGGTCGAGCTGTTCATCCCCGGTCAAGGCAGTGAAGACGAAGCGGAGATGGTCCACGCAGTTGGCCCGTAGCTCCGTGATCGGGACCGTGGCCGACCCGTCATAGAAGGGGACCTGGCTGACGACCGCGTCGGCGAGGTCTGCGCCGAGCTCCTCGACCCGCAGCAGGAGCGCGCGCCCGAGGGCGGCGACGTCCGTCGGGACGTCTGCCTCCGGATCGTGGATCCGGTCGTCCTCGTCGACGCGCATGGACCTGATAGTAGGGCCGCCGGGCGCTCACGTCGGTGTGTTCAAACACTGTCTTACCGGGCAATGACAGTGTCGGGACACATAGACGCGAGCGCATGGCGCTCGTCACACTGAGCGCTTGAGTGGGTGCCGATGGGGGCACGACCTGTACTCGAGAAAGCAGGAACCGATGGTCCAGTGGCACCAGAATCCTTCCTTGATCCTTCAGATCAAGGCTCTCTCGGGCACTCGAGACGACTTGCGAGCCAAGAACCTCTTCGAGGCCGACAGCGTCCGTCCCGAAGTGGATCC includes these proteins:
- a CDS encoding cytochrome P450, with amino-acid sequence MGSTTDFPRASVIEGVRFTAQVGVPNVIQGLFKKRELPTKVAGVARADLFGFMLIQGLVRKYGPGPFYVRVATDETLFLSDPADIEFVLGGSPEPFASDPPAKKAGMSAFQPDALTLSRADLWHNRRAFAVSVLQTGKPLHSLGARMTKVAGEEAAGLKGEIGYDELNAAFQRITRRVVFGDAAADDTELTALLGTLMSAGNKTPGKPAKGYDELVERISAYIDAAEKGSLVALVAKAPHDEKTAVPGQLIHWLFAMGDTLPANLARALALIGSHPEQRREVYAELEGVDVSAAKSVAQLDYLGGVIQEAMRLWPTTPMFGRVATEDITFPDGRVLPAGTQVLMSNLFNHRDTDRVKYADRFAPGEWATGDAGASWSFNFFSHGPQGCPGAGMSVFLGQAFLAALLRRATPALVSPSLNPGKPLPHGLDLFAIRIGLTA
- a CDS encoding helix-turn-helix domain-containing protein translates to MRVDEDDRIHDPEADVPTDVAALGRALLLRVEELGADLADAVVSQVPFYDGSATVPITELRANCVDHLRFVFTALTGDEQLDLSAADATGRQRADDGVPLATLLAAYRVGFRHIWEHVLGESRAAQVDTETMLAATEVAVVAHDSFAHAATAAHGEVVAAQLVRHGERRAALVDALLSGRIGERATVWELAGILGLGVTGPYVAVSMSVATLGQPAIAGIEEQLMSRDLASVWLLRPERQIGIVEIRQPDRLAVLTDRLRTLATAPVGVSAPFDDLNDAHDAVVMAEVALQSARAGTGMLVRVFEDSPLALAASGSPEMLQRVARNVFARLDEQRPADRDLLIETLSAWLDAGGSTAQTAEALFLHPNTVRQRLHRLEEYTGRSISDPRQVAELCLALEVRRRWAVDSTMNQPMKDQHRGGL